A stretch of the Agromyces larvae genome encodes the following:
- a CDS encoding D-alanine--D-alanine ligase family protein, translating into MTRRRVVLLFGGRSSEHSISCATAGGVLGAIDRSRYEVVPVGITRDGAFVLEQDDPGRFALDPARLPEVVDNGTRVSWPVSAASRELRVTDASGERSLGDVDVVFPILHGRFGEDGTVQGLLELVGLPYIGNGVLASAIGMDKHVTKTVLEGAGLEVAPWVTLTRAALAADPELWTRRVQSLGLPVFVKPSRAGSSVGVTKVADWAELDAALDVAFAEDRAVLVEQAVVGRELEVAVLGGRDGEAPRVSVAGEIVVTGREFYDFEAKYLDAPGVELVCPADLGDHELFELQRVARRAFEAIGGEGLARVDVFLTDAGFVVNEVNTMPGFTPISMFPTCWLRSGLAYPELITELIEVGLARGAR; encoded by the coding sequence ATGACCAGGCGCAGGGTGGTTCTGCTGTTCGGCGGGCGCTCAAGCGAGCATTCGATCAGCTGCGCGACGGCGGGCGGAGTGCTCGGGGCGATCGACCGTAGCCGGTACGAGGTCGTCCCCGTCGGCATCACGCGCGACGGGGCGTTCGTGCTCGAGCAGGACGATCCCGGACGGTTCGCGCTGGACCCCGCGCGACTGCCCGAGGTGGTCGACAACGGCACCCGCGTCAGCTGGCCCGTCAGCGCGGCCTCGCGCGAGCTTCGCGTGACGGATGCCTCGGGCGAACGTTCGCTCGGCGACGTCGACGTGGTGTTCCCGATCCTGCACGGCCGGTTCGGCGAGGACGGCACCGTGCAGGGCCTGCTCGAGCTGGTCGGACTGCCGTACATCGGCAACGGCGTGCTCGCGTCGGCGATCGGCATGGACAAGCACGTCACGAAGACCGTGCTCGAGGGCGCCGGGCTCGAGGTGGCGCCGTGGGTCACGCTCACGCGCGCGGCGCTCGCGGCCGATCCCGAGCTGTGGACCCGCCGGGTGCAGTCCCTCGGGCTGCCGGTGTTCGTGAAGCCGTCGCGTGCGGGCAGCTCCGTCGGGGTGACGAAGGTCGCCGACTGGGCCGAGCTGGACGCCGCACTCGACGTGGCGTTCGCGGAGGACCGCGCCGTGCTCGTCGAGCAGGCCGTCGTCGGGCGCGAGCTCGAGGTCGCGGTGCTCGGCGGGCGCGACGGCGAGGCGCCGCGGGTGAGCGTCGCGGGCGAGATCGTGGTCACCGGCCGCGAGTTCTACGACTTCGAGGCGAAGTACCTCGACGCCCCGGGCGTCGAGCTGGTGTGCCCGGCCGACCTCGGCGACCACGAGCTGTTCGAACTGCAGCGGGTCGCCCGTCGAGCGTTCGAGGCGATCGGCGGCGAAGGCCTCGCCCGTGTCGACGTGTTCCTCACGGATGCGGGGTTCGTGGTCAACGAGGTGAACACGATGCCGGGCTTCACGCCCATCTCGATGTTCCCGACCTGCTGGCTGCGGTCGGGGCTCGCCTACCCCGAGCTGATCACCGAGCTGATCGAGGTCGGGCTGGCGCGCGGCGCGCGCTGA
- a CDS encoding ATP-dependent DNA helicase RecG — MTAEAPTPVGALTLDTRLTGVLGGRTAQSIERAFGYRTVGELLAHYPRRYAMRGELTALESLPLDENVTIVAEVLEVSERSMRQRKGSIVEAKISDGTGILTLTFFNQKWRANELRPGRQGVFAGKVGAYKGVRQLAHPDYELFDEVVDAASAEAKRWAEAPIPIYPATATIASWQLAKTIALVFEGLGPVDDPIPADVRAARSLLAHGDALRRIHRPEREADWKAARRTLRFTEAYVLQTALLQRRAELRTRETTARRPAERGFLARFDAALPFPLTGDQSDVGDEIAHDLAEPVPMNRLVQGEVGSGKTLVALRAMLAVADSGGQSALLAPTEVLAAQHLRSIAKVLGPELSAELVPTLITGQLPAAERRRALLRAAAGQSRIVVGTHALIGDAVSFADLGLVVVDEQHRFGVDQREALRLKGGHPPHVLVLTATPIPRTVAMTVFGDLDVSTIRELPAGRAGIESHVVPLALKPGWRSRVWERLAEEVELGRQGFVVCPAIDASAGEPGETLEPGGTLEPGGALEPGRDAAGAALAGTRAGAAPGEADAPADAGPEASVSAVLAELRAHPRFADLRVEPLHGRMAADEKDAVMRAFAAGDIDVLVATTVIEVGVDVPNASAMVVLDADRFGVSQLHQLRGRVGRGSVPGLCLLVTRAMPGSVALQRVEAVAATLDGFELARVDLELRQEGDVLGSSQSGGRSSLKLLRVVRDGDLIADAREAAREVVSADPTLAGHPALAAAVRRRLDDETGGFLNKG; from the coding sequence ATGACCGCCGAAGCCCCGACACCCGTCGGTGCGCTCACGCTCGACACGCGCCTCACGGGTGTGCTGGGGGGCCGCACCGCGCAGTCGATCGAGCGCGCGTTCGGGTACCGCACCGTCGGCGAGCTGCTCGCCCACTACCCGCGGCGGTACGCGATGCGCGGCGAGCTCACCGCCCTCGAGTCGCTGCCGCTCGACGAGAACGTCACCATCGTCGCCGAGGTGCTCGAGGTGAGCGAGCGGTCGATGCGTCAGCGCAAAGGGTCGATCGTCGAGGCGAAGATCTCCGACGGCACCGGCATCCTCACCCTCACGTTCTTCAACCAGAAGTGGCGCGCGAACGAGCTGCGGCCGGGCCGGCAGGGCGTGTTCGCCGGCAAGGTCGGCGCCTACAAGGGCGTGCGCCAGCTCGCGCACCCCGACTACGAACTCTTCGACGAGGTCGTCGACGCCGCGTCGGCCGAGGCGAAGCGGTGGGCCGAGGCGCCGATCCCCATCTATCCGGCCACCGCGACGATCGCCAGCTGGCAGCTGGCGAAGACCATCGCGCTCGTGTTCGAGGGGCTCGGCCCCGTCGACGACCCGATTCCCGCCGACGTGCGGGCGGCACGGTCGCTGCTCGCGCACGGCGACGCGCTCCGGCGCATCCACCGGCCCGAACGCGAGGCCGACTGGAAGGCGGCCAGACGCACCCTGCGCTTCACCGAGGCGTACGTGCTGCAGACCGCCCTGCTCCAGCGGCGGGCCGAACTGCGCACCCGCGAGACCACCGCGCGCCGGCCGGCCGAGCGCGGGTTCCTGGCGAGGTTCGACGCCGCCCTGCCGTTCCCGCTGACCGGCGATCAGTCCGACGTGGGCGACGAGATCGCGCACGACCTCGCCGAACCCGTGCCGATGAACCGGCTCGTGCAGGGCGAGGTCGGCTCCGGCAAAACGCTCGTCGCGTTGCGTGCGATGCTCGCGGTCGCCGACTCGGGCGGGCAGTCGGCGCTGCTGGCCCCGACCGAGGTGCTCGCCGCCCAGCATCTGCGATCGATCGCGAAGGTCCTCGGCCCCGAGCTCTCGGCCGAACTCGTCCCCACGCTGATCACCGGGCAGCTGCCCGCGGCCGAGCGCCGCCGAGCCCTGCTGCGCGCCGCCGCCGGGCAGTCGCGCATCGTCGTCGGCACCCACGCGCTGATCGGCGACGCGGTGTCGTTCGCCGACCTCGGACTCGTCGTCGTCGACGAGCAGCACCGGTTCGGGGTCGACCAGCGCGAGGCGCTGCGGCTGAAGGGCGGGCATCCGCCGCACGTGCTCGTGCTCACCGCCACCCCGATCCCGCGCACGGTCGCGATGACCGTGTTCGGCGACCTCGACGTGTCGACCATCCGAGAGCTGCCCGCGGGCCGAGCCGGCATCGAGAGCCACGTCGTGCCGCTCGCGCTGAAGCCGGGTTGGCGCTCGCGGGTGTGGGAGCGGCTGGCCGAAGAGGTCGAACTCGGGCGGCAGGGCTTCGTCGTCTGTCCGGCGATCGACGCCTCCGCCGGCGAGCCCGGCGAGACGCTGGAGCCGGGCGGGACGCTGGAGCCCGGCGGGGCGCTGGAGCCCGGCCGCGATGCGGCCGGTGCGGCGCTCGCGGGGACGCGTGCGGGTGCCGCGCCCGGAGAGGCGGATGCCCCGGCCGACGCCGGGCCCGAGGCATCCGTGTCGGCCGTCCTGGCCGAGCTGCGCGCCCACCCGCGCTTCGCCGACCTCCGGGTCGAACCCCTCCACGGCCGCATGGCGGCCGACGAGAAGGACGCGGTGATGCGCGCCTTCGCCGCCGGCGACATCGACGTGCTCGTGGCCACGACCGTCATCGAGGTGGGCGTCGACGTGCCGAACGCGAGCGCCATGGTGGTGCTCGACGCCGACCGGTTCGGCGTCTCGCAGCTGCACCAGCTGCGCGGGCGGGTGGGTCGCGGGTCGGTGCCGGGGCTGTGCCTGCTCGTCACGCGGGCCATGCCGGGGTCGGTCGCGCTGCAGCGCGTCGAGGCGGTCGCGGCGACCCTCGACGGCTTCGAGCTCGCGCGGGTCGATCTCGAACTGCGTCAGGAGGGCGACGTGCTCGGGTCGAGCCAGTCGGGCGGGCGCAGCTCGCTGAAGCTGCTGCGCGTGGTGCGCGACGGCGACCTGATCGCCGACGCCCGCGAGGCGGCCCGCGAGGTCGTCTCGGCCGACCCGACGCTTGCCGGGCACCCCGCGCTCGCGGCCGCCGTGCGGCGCCGGCTCGACGACGAGACCGGCGGATTCCTGAACAAGGGCTGA
- the thiL gene encoding thiamine-phosphate kinase — protein METAGRDERDDRGPDSATIASLGESAVLARVLPRLVSGDAALLGPGDDAAVLAAPDRRYVVTTDLMVHGPDFRLAWSTPHDLGWKAAATNLTDVAAMGARPTALVVAIAAPPSMPVEVLEGIADGLRDGLARLAPGAGVVGGDLSASTVLTIAVTAFGDLEGRAPVLRSGARPGEVIAHAGERGLAARGLRLLFDHGTDAAGEPDPAAAARVRAEHPVEVAAQLAPAPPVAAGVVAARAGATAMLDVSDGLARDALRIAQASGVAIDFDAASLGDDPRLALAGAEDHGLLAAFPSGTVPPEPFTVIGRAVAGEPAVLLDGVDVAAGGWDPYAGWDGRAG, from the coding sequence ATGGAGACGGCTGGGCGCGACGAGCGCGACGATCGCGGCCCCGACTCGGCGACCATCGCCTCCCTCGGCGAGTCGGCGGTGCTCGCGCGCGTGCTGCCGAGGCTCGTCTCGGGCGATGCGGCGCTGCTCGGCCCCGGCGACGACGCCGCGGTCCTCGCCGCCCCCGACCGGCGTTACGTCGTCACGACCGACCTCATGGTGCACGGGCCCGACTTCCGGCTCGCCTGGTCGACCCCGCACGATCTCGGCTGGAAGGCGGCGGCCACGAACCTCACCGACGTCGCGGCGATGGGGGCGAGGCCGACGGCGCTGGTCGTCGCGATCGCCGCGCCGCCGTCGATGCCGGTCGAGGTGCTCGAGGGCATCGCCGACGGTCTGCGCGACGGGCTCGCGCGGCTCGCACCCGGCGCGGGCGTCGTCGGCGGCGACCTGTCGGCGTCGACGGTGCTCACGATCGCGGTCACCGCGTTCGGCGACCTCGAGGGGCGCGCGCCGGTGCTGCGCTCGGGCGCGCGGCCCGGCGAGGTGATCGCGCACGCCGGCGAGCGGGGGCTCGCCGCTCGCGGCCTGCGGCTGCTGTTCGATCACGGGACGGATGCCGCGGGCGAGCCCGATCCCGCCGCGGCCGCACGCGTGCGCGCGGAGCATCCGGTCGAGGTCGCAGCCCAGCTCGCGCCGGCACCGCCGGTGGCGGCCGGAGTCGTCGCCGCGCGCGCCGGTGCGACCGCGATGCTCGACGTGTCCGACGGGCTCGCGCGCGATGCGCTGCGCATCGCGCAGGCCAGCGGCGTCGCGATCGACTTCGACGCGGCATCCCTGGGCGACGATCCGCGCCTCGCGCTCGCCGGCGCCGAAGATCACGGCCTGCTGGCGGCGTTCCCGTCCGGCACCGTGCCGCCCGAGCCGTTCACCGTGATCGGCCGAGCGGTCGCGGGCGAGCCCGCGGTGCTGCTCGACGGCGTCGACGTGGCCGCCGGCGGCTGGGATCCGTACGCCGGGTGGGACGGCCGGGCCGGCTGA
- the rsmD gene encoding 16S rRNA (guanine(966)-N(2))-methyltransferase RsmD, translating into MTRIISGFAGSLALRVPRSGTRPTSDRVREAIFSALESRDLVDGARVLDLYAGSGALGLEAASRGAAEVVLVERSKPAADVCRANADAVRRAAPRSGTPRIRVDARPVAAHLEHSDATADLVFIDPPYDLGEPELARDLALVVPRLSPDAVVVVERSSRSPEPTWPAGLEPARRRDYGETTLWWADAAPAGP; encoded by the coding sequence ATGACCCGGATCATCTCAGGCTTCGCCGGCTCGCTCGCGCTCCGCGTGCCGCGCTCGGGCACCCGACCGACCAGCGACCGCGTGCGCGAGGCGATCTTCTCCGCGCTCGAGTCGCGCGACCTGGTCGACGGCGCCCGCGTGCTCGACCTGTACGCGGGTTCGGGCGCGCTCGGGCTCGAGGCGGCCAGTCGCGGCGCGGCCGAGGTCGTGCTCGTGGAGCGGTCGAAGCCCGCCGCAGACGTCTGCCGCGCCAACGCGGACGCGGTGCGCCGGGCGGCGCCCCGCAGCGGCACGCCCAGGATCCGGGTCGACGCGCGCCCCGTCGCCGCGCACCTCGAACACTCGGATGCCACGGCCGACCTGGTCTTCATCGATCCGCCGTACGACCTCGGCGAGCCCGAACTGGCGCGCGACCTGGCCCTCGTCGTGCCGCGGCTCTCGCCCGACGCGGTCGTCGTCGTCGAGCGCAGCTCGCGCTCCCCCGAGCCGACCTGGCCGGCCGGGCTCGAGCCGGCCCGGCGACGCGACTACGGCGAGACCACGCTGTGGTGGGCCGACGCGGCCCCCGCCGGCCCCTGA
- a CDS encoding DUF3515 family protein, which yields MPRPLQPRTPLVARTSRTARAGALALALAAGAALLTGCARAVSLEPADDAADVACADVAVRLPDAVAGLAERETDAQGTGAWGDPAAVLLRCGVPAPGPTELECVSYDGVDWIIDPADAPNYRFTTYGRTPAVEVIVDSEQVSGTTVIADLSTAVSAVPADGACTSPDDVTDALDD from the coding sequence ATGCCCCGCCCGCTCCAGCCCCGCACCCCGCTCGTCGCACGTACCTCTCGCACGGCCCGCGCGGGCGCACTCGCGCTCGCCCTCGCGGCCGGCGCGGCGCTGCTCACGGGCTGCGCCCGCGCGGTGTCGCTCGAGCCCGCCGACGATGCGGCCGACGTGGCGTGCGCCGACGTCGCGGTGCGCCTGCCCGACGCCGTCGCCGGGCTCGCGGAGCGCGAGACCGATGCGCAGGGCACCGGCGCGTGGGGCGACCCCGCCGCGGTGCTGCTGCGCTGCGGTGTGCCGGCACCCGGCCCCACCGAGCTCGAATGCGTCTCGTACGACGGCGTCGACTGGATCATCGACCCCGCGGATGCCCCGAACTACCGTTTCACGACGTACGGGCGCACGCCCGCGGTCGAGGTGATCGTCGACTCCGAGCAGGTGTCGGGCACCACCGTGATCGCCGACCTGTCGACGGCGGTGTCGGCTGTGCCCGCCGACGGCGCGTGCACATCGCCCGACGACGTCACCGACGCCCTCGACGACTGA